The following are encoded in a window of Narcine bancroftii isolate sNarBan1 chromosome 2, sNarBan1.hap1, whole genome shotgun sequence genomic DNA:
- the LOC138752391 gene encoding transmembrane protein 229b-like, translated as MATAEPLSALSRWYLYAIHGYFCEVMFTAAWDFVVHFNWKFPGVTSVWALFIYGTSMLIVEQMYLYLRDRCRTVTRCLIYTIWTYIWEFTTGYILRQFNACPWDYSQFEFDFMGLITLEYAIPWLCASFIMEKLVIRNTLRLRFEPHLHAALGSLRPSDFMANGHLKSN; from the coding sequence ATGGCCACAGCGGAGCCTCTGAGTGCCCTCTCTCGGTGGTATCTCTATGCCATCCATGGTTATTTTTGCGAGGTGATGTTCACAGCGGCATGGGATTTTGTGGTGCATTTCAACTGGAAGTTCCCTGGAGTCACCAGCGTCTGGGCCCTTTTCATCTATGGTACCTCCATGCTGATAGTGGAACAGATGTATCTCTACCTCAGGGACAGGTGTCGCACTGTCACCCGCTGCCTCATCTATACCATCTGGACCTACATCTGGGAGTTCACCACAGGCTACATTTTGCGCCAGTTCAATGCCTGCCCCTGGGACTACTCTCAGTTCGAGTTTGACTTCATGGGTCTGATTACTCTGGAGTATGCCATCCCCTGGCTCTGCGCTTCCTTCATCATGGAGAAGCTGGTCATCAGGAACACCCTACGCCTACGCTTTGAGCCCCACCTTCATGCTGCCCTGGGTTCTCTGCGACCGAGTGATTTCATGGCAAATGGTCACCTCAAATCCAACTGA